GCAGACGGGATGCCACCACGTCAGGCCCTGCGGTAGCGGGAGTCGCCGAAGCCGAGGATGAGGTACAGGTCTGCGATGCCGTGGGAGTCCATGTGGGCCTTTCCGTCGTGGCGATCCTACTGAGCGATATGCCACCGGCAGAGGAGGCGACACCCGCCCCCGTAGAATGGGCGGGTTCACCATTTCCCAGATCAGGAGGAATCCTCCGTGCTTCGCACCCACTCGGCAGGCTCGCTGCGAGCCGAGCATATCGGTCAGACCGTCACCCTCTCGGGTTGGGTCGATCGCCGTCGTGATCACGGAGGAGTCGCGTTCATCGATCTTCGGGATGCGTCCGGCATCGCCCAGGTCGTCATCCGCGACGAAGAGGTCGCGCACCCGTTGCGCAACGAGTTCGTGCTGAAGGTGACCGGCGAGGTCTCGCGTCGCCCCGAGGGCAACGCGAACCCGAACCTGCCCACCGGCGAGATCGAGCTCATCGCGACCGAGGTCGAGGTGCTGAACGAGTCCGCTGCGCTGCCGTTCCAGGTGTCGACCGCTGTCGCTGACACCGAGACGGTCGGTGAGGAGGCCCGCCTCAAGTACCGCTACCTCGACCTGCGTCGCCCCGCCGCGGCATCCGCTCTGCGCCTGCGCTCAGACGTCTACAAGGCCGTCCGCGACGTGCTGCACGGCGAGGACTTCACCGAGGTCGAGACGCCCACGCTCACGCGATCGACGCCGGAAGGCGCCCGCGACTTCGTCGTGCCCGCTCGCCTGCACCCCGGCAGCTGGTACGCGCTGCCGCAGTCGCCGCAGCTGTTCAAGCAGCTGCTCATGGTCGGCGGCGTCGAGAAGTACTACCAGATCGCCCGTTGCTACCGCGATGAGGACTTCCGCGCCGACCGCCAGCCGGAGTTCACCCAGCTCGACATCGAGATGAGCTTCGTCGACCAGGAAGACGTCATCGCGCTGATGGAGTCGCTCATCCAGGCGATGTGGAAGACCATCGGCGTCGAGGTGCAGACCCCGCTGCCGCGCATGACCTACGCCGAGGCGATGGCCAAGTACGGCTCCGACAAGCCCGACCTCCGCTTCGGACTCGAGCTCGTCGAGGCGACCGAGTACTTCGCGAACACGCCGTTCCGGGTGTTCCAGGCCGAGTACGTCGGTGCCGTCGTGATGCCCGGCGGTGCGAGCCAGCCGCGCAAGCAGCTCGACGCGTGGCAGGACTGGGCGAAGCAGCGCGGCGCTCGCGGTCTCGCGTACGTGCTCTTCAACGAGGACGGCTCGCTCGGCGGCCCCGCGGCGAAGAACCTCTCCGAGGCCGAGCAGGCGGGTCTCGCCGAGTTCGTCGGCGCCTCTGCGGGCGACTGCGTGTTCTTCGCGGCCGGTTCGACGAAGGAGAGCCGCGCTCTCCTCGGCGCCGCGCGCGTGGAGATCGGTCGTCGTCTCGGCTACCTGAACCCCGACGAGTTCGCCTTCACGTGGGTCGTCGACGCGCCGATGTTCGAGCCGGCAGCGGATGCCGTCGCATCCGGTGACGTCGCCGTCGGCGCCGGAGCCTGGACCGCCGTGCACCACGCGTTCACCGGTCCGAAGCCGGAGTTCCAGGACACGTTCGACACCGACCCCGGTTCCGCGCTGGCGTACGCCTACGACATCGTGTGCAACGGCTCGGAACTCGGCGGCGGCTCGATCCGCATCCACCGCGAAGACGTGCAGAAGCGCGTGTTCGAGGTCATGGGCATCAGCGACGAGGTCGCTCAGGAGCAGTTCGGCTTCCTGCTCGACGCCTTCAAGTTCGGCGCCCCGCCGCACGGCGGGATCGCGCTCGGCATGGATCGCGTCCTGCAGCACCTCACGAAGACCGAGTCGATCCGCGACGTGATCGCGTTCCCGAAGTCGGGCAACGGATTCGACCCGCTGACCGCGGCGCCGGCGCCGATCACCGCGGCGCAGCGCGCCGAGGCCGGTGTCGACTTCGAACCGGACGACGAGGCCTGACCTACGCAGAGGCCCTCTCCCGCACACGCGGGAGGGGGCCTTTTGCGTGTGCGGGCGTCGCGCGGTGTGCGCCACACAAGTCCGATTACGCTTCCGAAGTCCGGATTCGACCGATTCGGACGTGCGAGGCGCAATCGGACGTGCGAGGCGCACGACGGGGACGGATGCTCAGCGCAGCTGCGCGAGCGCCGGGGCGATGTTCTCGTTCCAGACGTCGACGCCGAGCTTCGCGATCAGCGCCACCACCACGACGAGGAACACCACCCGGATGAAGGTCGTGCCACGGGAGATCGCCATCCGCGAGCCGAGGTAGCTGCCGGCGACGTTCGCGACCGCGAGGATGCCGCCGAGCAGCCACAGCACCGCGCCGTGCGGGATGAAGAGCAGCAGAGCGCCGGTGTTCGTGGCGAGGTTGACGATCTTCGCCTTCGCACTCGCCTGGAGGAAGTCGTACCCCAGCAGGGCGACGAGTGAGATCACCAGGAACGTGCCGGTGCCTGGGCCGATGAGCCCGTCGTAGAACCCGATCACGAGTCCGGCGAGTCCCGCGGTGATGTGGTGCTTGTGACCGGTGAAGCGCAGTCGGGTCGCCGCGCCCATCTGCGGGCGGAACGCGGTGAACAGGGCGACGGCCAGCAGAGCGACCACGATGATCGGCTTGAAAGCCGCCGCGGGGAGGACGGTCGCGACCGCCGCACCGCCGAACGATCCGGCGAGCGCGATCGCGGCCATGGGCAGAGCGGTGCGGATGTCGGGTCTCGCCCGTCGGTAGTAGGTCACGCTGCTCGTGGCGGTGCCGAAGACTGAGGCGAGCTTGTTGGTGGCGAGGGCCTGAAGAGGTGAGATCCCCGGGATCAGCAGCAGCGCAGGGAGCTGCAGGAGGCCACCGCCGCCCACGACGGCGTCGATCCACCCGGCTGCGAACGCCGCGACGATCACGAGGATCAGGGTTCCCCAGGTGAGCTGCTCGAGCCCCAGCATCCCACCGATCTCCATCCGTCCAGGATGCCAGACTGGCAGCACCTGACCGGCCATGCCCCGGCCACCTCTCGTTCACCCGAGGCGGGATCGTCGGCAACCCGCGGCTCATAGTGTCCTCTCGCAACCCGACTCCGGCTCACGCTGCCGGACACCGAGAGGACCCTGATGACCAACTTCCACCGCCGCGCGCGCATCGGCGCCGGCATCGCCCTGTTCACCACCGCTGCGCTGGGCCTGACCGCGTGCGCCACGGGCGCGGAGACCCCCGCCGCCGGCAGCGACGAGGTCGATGCTGCGACCGCGACGTCCGTCGAGGACTTCGGCACCTTCGCCGAACTCGAGGAGGCCGCCAAGGCCGAAGGCCAGCTCAACGTGATCGCGCTTCCCCGCGACTGGGCGAACTACGGTGAGATCCTCGATCTCTTCGCGGAGAAGTACCCCGAGATCACGATCAACGAGGCATCCCCCGACGTATCGAGCGCCGAGGAGATCCAGGCCGCAAAGACGAACGAGGGCCTGGACACCGCGCCGGACGTGTTCGATCTCGGTCTCACCGTCGCGCTGCAGAACACCGATGTGTTCGCGCCGTACCAGGTGCAGACATGGGACGAGATCCCTGACGCCCTCAAGGAGCCGAGCGGCCTGTTCGTCGGCGACTACGGCGGATACATGTCGATCGGCTACGACTCGTCGAAGTTCGACGCCCCCGAGTCGCTCGACGACCTGAAGGATGCCGCCTACAAGGGCGCCGTCGCCATCAACGGCGATCCCACCCAGGCCGGCGCCGCCTTCGCGGCCGTAGGCCTCG
This genomic interval from Microbacterium hydrocarbonoxydans contains the following:
- the aspS gene encoding aspartate--tRNA ligase, coding for MLRTHSAGSLRAEHIGQTVTLSGWVDRRRDHGGVAFIDLRDASGIAQVVIRDEEVAHPLRNEFVLKVTGEVSRRPEGNANPNLPTGEIELIATEVEVLNESAALPFQVSTAVADTETVGEEARLKYRYLDLRRPAAASALRLRSDVYKAVRDVLHGEDFTEVETPTLTRSTPEGARDFVVPARLHPGSWYALPQSPQLFKQLLMVGGVEKYYQIARCYRDEDFRADRQPEFTQLDIEMSFVDQEDVIALMESLIQAMWKTIGVEVQTPLPRMTYAEAMAKYGSDKPDLRFGLELVEATEYFANTPFRVFQAEYVGAVVMPGGASQPRKQLDAWQDWAKQRGARGLAYVLFNEDGSLGGPAAKNLSEAEQAGLAEFVGASAGDCVFFAAGSTKESRALLGAARVEIGRRLGYLNPDEFAFTWVVDAPMFEPAADAVASGDVAVGAGAWTAVHHAFTGPKPEFQDTFDTDPGSALAYAYDIVCNGSELGGGSIRIHREDVQKRVFEVMGISDEVAQEQFGFLLDAFKFGAPPHGGIALGMDRVLQHLTKTESIRDVIAFPKSGNGFDPLTAAPAPITAAQRAEAGVDFEPDDEA
- a CDS encoding sulfite exporter TauE/SafE family protein — encoded protein: MEIGGMLGLEQLTWGTLILVIVAAFAAGWIDAVVGGGGLLQLPALLLIPGISPLQALATNKLASVFGTATSSVTYYRRARPDIRTALPMAAIALAGSFGGAAVATVLPAAAFKPIIVVALLAVALFTAFRPQMGAATRLRFTGHKHHITAGLAGLVIGFYDGLIGPGTGTFLVISLVALLGYDFLQASAKAKIVNLATNTGALLLFIPHGAVLWLLGGILAVANVAGSYLGSRMAISRGTTFIRVVFLVVVVALIAKLGVDVWNENIAPALAQLR
- a CDS encoding ABC transporter substrate-binding protein, coding for MTNFHRRARIGAGIALFTTAALGLTACATGAETPAAGSDEVDAATATSVEDFGTFAELEEAAKAEGQLNVIALPRDWANYGEILDLFAEKYPEITINEASPDVSSAEEIQAAKTNEGLDTAPDVFDLGLTVALQNTDVFAPYQVQTWDEIPDALKEPSGLFVGDYGGYMSIGYDSSKFDAPESLDDLKDAAYKGAVAINGDPTQAGAAFAAVGLATVQSDGSLDDFQPGIDFFADLQKAGNLLKVDVTTATVASGETPVVFDWDYLNAAHAQGDDGNKDWKVVVLDGTGYAGYYNQAINKDAPNPAAARLWQEFLYSDEVQNLWLKGGARPARMEAMTEAGTIDADLAAALPEVPSETVVPTEEQSTNAGTLLGEKWAAAVQ